Below is a window of Methanocaldococcus jannaschii DSM 2661 DNA.
CTGAAGTTAGACCAGAGCATGTGAATATTGAGACGGTAGATTTAATTTTAAGATATGCTGATAATAAGAATTTAGTTATTGGTGCTCAATCTGGTAGTGAAAAAGTATTAGAACTATGCCATAGGGGACATACGGTTGAAGATGTCTATAACGCTGTAAGAGTAGCGAGAAAAGCTGGACTTGGAGTAGATGTAGATTTTATTTTTGGTTTGCCTGGAGAAACTGAGGAAGATGTAGAAAAGACAATAAAGGTTATGAAGGATTTAATAAAAATGGGTGCTAAAATACATGCTCATACTTTTATGCCTTTACCACAAACACCCTTTGCTAAGGCAAATCCTGGGAAAGTTGATAAAAAGATAATAAGAGCTATGAGGTATGAGATTCCTAAGGGTATATTTCACGGAACATGGCATAATCAGGAAATAATTGCTCAAAAGATATCAAAATATTTAAAAACTGGGAAATTATAAACAAATAAGGGAGATATTATGAGAATTGGTATTGTTGGAGCCGGATTAGGTGGATTATTAGCTGGAGCATTGTTATCTAAGAATCATGAAGTTGTTGTATTTGAAAAACTTCCATTCTTAGGAGGGAGATTTACAAACTTGAAGTATGAGGGCTTTCAACTAACAACAGGAGCTTTACACATGATACCACACGGAAATGATGGCTATTTAGCCCAAGCTTTAAGAAAGGCTGGAGCTAATGTAAAAATAATAAACTCAAAACCAGATGGAACATTTTTAATTAATGGGAAGGAGTATTTATATAAAGAGCTGTTTTCACTCTTAGGTTTTAAAGAAAAGGCAAAAGCATTTAAATTAGCTACAAAATTAAAGTTGGGAAAAGTTGATAAAAATATCTCATTTGGAGAGTTTTTAGAAGAGATTGATTTAGCTTTAAAGGTTGGAAATGCATTTACTGGATGGGCTTTGAGTTTAACAGCTTATGAAACACCTATGAGTGAAATTATAGAGATAGCTAAAAACTACCACAAATTTGGAGGACCTGGAATACCAATAGGTGGATGTAAGGCAGTTACTGATGAACTTTCGAGGATTATTAAAAAGAACAATGGAAAAATTATTAAGGAATATGAAGTTAAAAGGATTGAGATTGATGAAAAAGCTTATATTGATGACTATGAATTCGATGTTGTTATAAGCAACATCTCTCCAATTGAAACCCAGAAAATATGCAATATAAAATTTTTGAAATCAAAGCCAAAGCCATCTAAAGGAATAAAGATAAGCATAGCCACAAAAGAAGGAATTATAAAACATGGTGGTGTTCTCTTTACCCCAGAATGTGAGAGGATAAACGGCTTAAACCAAGTAACTAATGTAGATAAATCCTTAGCTCCTGAAGGATGGCATTTAGTTATGACTCATCAAACACAGCTAACCAACAATGTAAAAAAGGAAATTGATTTGGGATTAGAGGATATTGAAAACCTCTTTAAAGGAAAAGACTACAAAATATTGCATATTCAGTCATATAGGGATGATTGGCCTGTAAATCATGCATCTAATGGAACTGATATTGACAATATTGTTAATGATAGATTTTATTTAGTTGGAGATGGAGCTAAAGGAAGGGGTGGAATTGAGGTTGAAGGAATAGCCATGGGAGTTTTAAAGGTTGTTAATTATATAAATAGTTTATAATAAATGACAGAATAGATAAATAGAACAACTACTAAATAATATAATTAAGATTAAAAGCAAAATTTCAACTATTTTTCGTTTTAAAATTT
It encodes the following:
- a CDS encoding NAD(P)-binding protein translates to MRIGIVGAGLGGLLAGALLSKNHEVVVFEKLPFLGGRFTNLKYEGFQLTTGALHMIPHGNDGYLAQALRKAGANVKIINSKPDGTFLINGKEYLYKELFSLLGFKEKAKAFKLATKLKLGKVDKNISFGEFLEEIDLALKVGNAFTGWALSLTAYETPMSEIIEIAKNYHKFGGPGIPIGGCKAVTDELSRIIKKNNGKIIKEYEVKRIEIDEKAYIDDYEFDVVISNISPIETQKICNIKFLKSKPKPSKGIKISIATKEGIIKHGGVLFTPECERINGLNQVTNVDKSLAPEGWHLVMTHQTQLTNNVKKEIDLGLEDIENLFKGKDYKILHIQSYRDDWPVNHASNGTDIDNIVNDRFYLVGDGAKGRGGIEVEGIAMGVLKVVNYINSL